The Heyndrickxia acidicola sequence CTTCCTAAGCAAATGGAAAATTTGGCCTCTGTGGTGTGATTCGTGTTCAATCAAATGGTAAACCACCCACTCAGGGGTAACGTCATACTTTTCCAGATTCCTTGGTTTACGCCAATCCTCCAGATCCATGGTTTTGAAGTGGGAAAGAAATGTTTCACGTACTTTATTCAAGCGGTGAAGATGCCCTTCCAGGCTTTGCCCCTCAATGTGGGTCATGGAACCGTCCTCTGAACGGATTTCTGCCGGAAGTAACGAGCGTATTTCAGGATCCCATTCAGTACAAAGAACTTCTTCATAAAGCCAGTCTGCCTCGACCAATGCAATATGATACAGCAGCGAGCCAATCGTTTGCCTTTCGTCTATTTTACCGTCAAGTACGATTTGGCTTATGCCGTTTAATTCATGTAATAGGTCCTTGCGTACATCTTCCAGGCACCACAGCCATCTGCCAATTTCCTTCTCAAACCCTGGCAATGAAGATACTACTAAAGCAGTTTTTTTCAACAAAATCCCTCCCTATTAAAGTAATACATTCTATTAAGAGAGGTTTTAATCCTTTTTTATCTAATTATTCTTTTGTTAAAGCTCTTTTCGTAAGCTTTGTTGCTATTTGTATAAATGAATCTAGAATACACAGGGTTCAGCTTGAAAACAAAATGAATTAAAACGAAAAGATGCCACGGTTCTCCACTTGTTACGGATTCAACTTTGCGAAAAGCAACAATCTATGCGAAAACAGCCATTGTTAATAAGAATGATGTTCAAATTTCATTTATAGCAATACTTTAAAGCACTAAAGGGGTCAGACCCCTTTAGTGCTTTAATGCAACAAACAAACATCTTCCACAGTATAAAGCGGCAGGGGACACCCCTGCCTTTTTAAGTCAGTCATGAAAATGCGTGCCGTCCGTTACTGCCTGAACTATTCCCGTCCGTACTGCAAAGTCACCAAAGTGTTCTTTTTCATTTCTCTCTTTTGCATAGCGGGAAAGAAGGAAGCGAAGCTCAGCTAAAATTTCATCTTCCCCAATATTTTCACGATACATTTTGCTTAGCCTGCTGCCGTCAAAAGCTGCGCCGATATACATATTATACTTGCCTACCGCTTTGCCGATAAAAGCAATTTCTGCAAGTGCCGGCCGTGCACAGCCATTAGGGCATCCGGTCATACGTATGGTGATTTCTTCATTCCGCAGCCCATTTTCATCCACAATCTCTTCTATTTTTTCCATCAAGCTCGGCAAATACCGTTCTGCTTCTGCCATGGCCAGCCCGCAGGTAGGAAGGGCCACACAGGCAAGTGAACTGCGGCGAATTGCTGAATGGTGCTTTCCATCGGATAAACCGTACTCATCCAGCAGAGCTTCAATTTTTTTCTTTTTCTGGCTGGTTACATTTGAGAGGATCAGGTTTTGATTTCCTGTTAAACGAAACTCACCTGTGTGAATCTTCGCAATTTCCCTTAGCCCCGTTTTTAGTTTGAAGTCCTCAAAATCAAAAACACGTCCCCCCTCAATGAACATAGTGAAGTGCCATTTTCCCTTCAAGCCCCTTATCCATCCATAACGATCCGTATTATGCTCGAAATGAAATTCCCTTGGTTCTTCAAGATTCCAGCCCAGGCGATTTTCCAATTCATTTTTTACCGTTTCAAGCCCAAGCCTGTCTACAGTATATTTAAAGCGGGCATTTTTACGGACAGAGCGATTCCCATAATCCCTTTGTATTGTAATGACCTTTTCAGCAACCTCCAGAATTTGATCTGGAGTACAGAACCCTATTACTTTGGCAAGCTGCGGATAGGTCGCCTTATCGCCATGCGTCATTCCCATTCCGCCGCCTATTGCCACGTTAAAGCCCAAAAGCTTATCCTCTTCAACAATTGCAATGAACCCTAAATCCTGTGAAAAGACATCAATATCATTGGATGGCGGAACGGCAATGCCAATTTTAAACTTACGAGGCAGATACAATGGGCCATACATCGGTTCAACTTCTTCTGTTTCCGGTGTGCCGGCTACTTTTTCTTCATCGAGCCAGATTTCATGGTAGGCCCTTGTCCGAGGCAATAAGTAGTCACTCAGCTGTTTGGACCATTCATAAACCTCCTGATGAATGTCAGATTGATATGGATTTGGATTGCACATCACATTCCGGTTCACATCACCGCATGCTGCGATTGTATCCATGAGAACAGAATTAATTTCTTGAATGGTATTTTTCATACTCCATTTTAATATCCCATGCATTTGAAAAGTTTGGCGTGTGGTTAGCTTTAAGGTGCCGTTCCCGTTTTTGTCCGCCAGCTCATCCATTACCAGCCACTGCTGTGGTGTGGCAACACCGCCCGGCAAACGGACTCGCAGCATAAATTGATAAGCAGGCTCCAGCTTTTGCTTTTGGCGCTCGTTCCGCAAGTCACGGTCGTCCTGCAGATAACTGCCGTGATGCTTCATGAGTCGATTGTCATCCTCGTTAATTCCTGCACTAAGAGGTTCTAGCATCGATTCTTTTATGGTTCCCCGTAAATAGTTACTCCGCTCTTTTATTTCTTCTACATCACTTGGCGGTCCGTCAGGTGCTTTTAATAGTGGATTGACCATGTTGTCAACATTCCTTTCACGCTTTAATACACATCACGCAGGTACCGTTTTTGCTGCTGCATGCCTGCTAAATATTCCTGTGCCCTTACATTGCTCATTCTGCCTTCTTTTTCGATAATCTCAAGCAATGTTTGATGGACATCATGCGCCATGTTTTTCTCGTCACCGCAAATATAGACCGCTGCTCCCTCTTCAAGCCATTTGAACAACTCGCTGCTATGCTCAAGCATCCTGTGCTGTACATATACTTTGTGGTCTGTATCACGGGAAAAAGCTACGTCCATTCGAGTCAATACACCTTTTTCAATCCATTTTTGCCATTCCGTTTGGTATAAAAAATCAGTCCTGAAATGCTGGTCACCAAAGAACAGCCATGACTTGCCATCCGCTCCAGTTTCCTCGCGCTCCTGCATAAAGGCTCGAAAAGGCGCAATGCCGGTACCAGGACCTACCATAATAACCGGAGTACTCGGATCCTCCGCCAATTTAAATTGATCATTATGCTGTATGTATACAGGCAATGTATCTCCAGGTTTCAAGCGTTCTGCACACAAAATTGAACAAACCCCGTTTCGCTTCCTTCCAAGTGAATCATAGCGGACAGAGCCGATAGTCAAATGCACTTCGTCAGGATAAGCTTTCAAACTGCTTGCAATGGAGTATAATCTCGCAGGCATCTTACGCAGGATGGAAATAAAATCTTGGGCTGTCCCGCTCCATGGACCATAGTCACGAATTAAATCTAAAAGGTCACGGCCGCCAAGATAGGATCTTAATTTTCCTTCATCTTCCGCAATGAGTTTTTTCAGTTCCTCATTGACAGTCAGTTCAGCCGCAGATTTTAAAAGCGGCTTTGTTAAAACTGTTATTTCAAAATGTGCAGTGAGAGCTTCTTTGAGAGTGCTCACTTCTCCTTTTTTATTAATCGTCACAATCTCTTCCGGATCCCATTTCATTTCCTGAATCAGCAAATCAACTAAAGCAGGATCGTTTTCGGGATAAATCCCAAGACTATCACCAGGTAAAAACGTTATCCCTGATCCTTCAAGGGAAAGCTCAAGATGACGAGTTTCTTTGTTGGAGCCGCGTCCATTTAAACAAAGGTTTTCGAGCACTTCAGCACGAAACGGATTCGATCTTGAAAAGATGGACTCCACCTCCTGACTAACTGTAGAGGCTGGCTCTTGTCCTGACTGTTCTCTCTGGCCCTGACTTAGCGCATCTAATACTCCATCAAGCCATTCTGCAGCAGGCTCATCAAAGTCCAGATCACAATCCACTCTAGAATAAAGACGAGCCCCTCCAAGCTCTTCAAGCCGCAAATCGAATTCCTTGCCTACCTGGCAGTACTGTTCATAAGAGGTATCTCCTAAGGCTAATACAGAAAAACGGAGCCCTTCCAGTTTTGGTGCTCTTCTGCTATTAAGAAATTCATGGAAGGCAATGGCATTATCCGGCGGATCTCCTTCTCCCTGAGTACTGACGACTACTAATAAATTTTCTATCTTCTTTAGGTTGTTTGGTTTGAAATCACTCATTACTGAAACGATTGCTTTAAATCCTTTTTCTTCTAAAATTTTCCCTGCCTTAACGGCTAAGCTTTTAGCATTGCCTGTTTGAGATCCAAACAGGATCGTAATCTCTTTCGAAAAAGACTGGTCCCTGTTTTGAGCAGGGACTTCCGCGAGTTGAATCGAAGATCCTTCAGTTTGGAATCCCGGCTGTGATGCAGCAAGATAGCCGCTCAGCCATATTTTCTGTGTTTCAGTTAAGGTTGGCAGAACACGGTTAAGGAGCTCTGCCTGCTCCTCATTAAATGGGCTGTTCAATACTTGAAGTTGCAACAATATCCACCTCACAAAGAAAATACACGATAACTTCTTGATCAAAAATTCTTACTATTCGTTTTTTAGTAAAAATTAATTCTAATCATAGAACTACTAACCTTATGAGTCAAGTAGGTATTAATTATCATAATCATAAGTAGATGCTTATGATGCACACAGTTGACCCCTTACTCAATTATTTAAAAGCCATAAAGAATATGTATATACCAATATCTTTAAGCAAAACTAAGAGCTGAGCAAGTTAAAGTGATTCTACGATTAATGAGGTGAAAAAGATGAAACAGGTTGAATTAATTGGAAGCCTATTCTATGAGCCATCTACCCATACATGGTCGGCTTCAGGAACAGGATGGAGGATTGAAAAGACAGACGGAAATAAGGCAAAAATTACTTTTGAAGAACCCATTACCTTTAATCCCCATCTTCCCTCTAAAACCAATACATATAACCTTTCCATTAGCAGCCTGGGTGAAAATGGCCAGGTCCATACCTCGAGTGTAGAGGAGGATGGCTTCATTGTCACCTGGAAGGACATTTCTTCAAACGACACTTGTATGGCCGCTTTTCGCGTGATCGGTACGCAGGTCTGCTTTATTCCCAATGACCGTTCCCTGGGTACAGAGGACAGCATTGCAGACATCTATGCTGCCGAGCTCCTCTTCAGCTATGAAGCCAAATTCGGAGTCGTGACCTTGATGGGATCAGGCACCATTAACAGCAAGGAACTCACCGAGGAAAGAATAAAAGCCTTAAGCCTCGAATCTGAGAAGCTCCTGGTAGAGCTAAACAAAGAAGAGGATACTTTTTGCAAGGATTTATTAAAGGAAAAAATGGCAAAAAATAAACTTAGAATGAAAAGGCAAAAGGAAATCGCTGAACATGGTTCCGTATTCTGGGATTCAGCCTTTCGATTTGGTGAGCTGTGGGGACGTTATTCGGCCAATGACCAGGAAGACTCACTTGGCGGCTGTTATGTTCCCCTTTGCACTGGCGGCGGCCCAGGTATTATGAGGGCTGCAGCAGAAGGTGCCCGAAGTCATCATGCCCATGTGATTGGAATTGATTGTCAATTTGGTGTCGATGATTTTTTTAATTTAAAGAATACCTATTCGGTCTTTTCGAATCAGCGTCTCAGAATGAATAATTTTTCCATTCGAGAAAGTGTTTTAATAAATTATTCACATGTCATTTTGTTCTGGCCTGGTGGTTTTGGCACCGTCTGGGAGGTTTTCGAAACTCTTTCTAAGCTTCAAACCAACCACCTTCGAAGACATCGAACCAAAGCCATATTTGTCCATTCAGAGTATTGGAAACCCTTTTTCGATTGCATTGAACAAATGCGGAAACATGGAGCAATTAATGCCTACGGAGACCGCATTAAAATTCCCGGTGTAGATGATCAGCTTCCAGATGAAGCTTATATCGCCGAGGTTGTAGAAAGCCCGGAAGAAGCTTTTGAAAAAACGAGGTGTTTTGTCGAGAGCCTGTATCAAAAAAATCAATTAACCTTAAAATCCTGAGCTTCTTAATTCTAAAAAATGAATGCATATTTATCCGTTCTTCAAGAAAAATAGGAGTAAACCCTGAGCGCTAATGCTTAATTTCATAAGAACGGAGGTGCAGCATTTTGATAGATGAGAACACGGAATGGCCAAACAAAGTCCAATATAGTATTTGGGATACTTCTGTCGACCAGGAACAGCTTAGGCGATTGAGGCAGGCTCTTGAATCCTATACGGACTTGTCCTTAAATGAACCGTCACTTAAAACACCAGAATAACATCAGGAGAGCAGTTCATTTTTGAGCTGCTCTTTTTAACTATATCGTATTGCTCCAGGGCAAAGAGCGATACGTTTAAATTATTATAGAGCAAGGGCACCTTCATCTTTTGCATCTGCTTCTTCCCATCCCTTGCAGGCATCCACCCAGCCGCTTGCTGAGGAATAATGCTCCAGTTCATCGATGGTCAGCTCAATAGCAGAATTAGGGCTTCCGCATGCAGGAAAAACGGTCGTATACCCTTTCAGCGACACATCAAGAAATACTTTCAAATCGTTCTTTAAACCAAAAGGGCATACTCCACCAATTGCATGTCCTGTTTGCTTGAGAACTTCTTCCGGAGTCAGCATGCGCGCTTTGAATCCAAAGGTTTCCTTAAACTTTTTGTTATCAATTTTGGCATCACCTGCTGCCACTATTAATATCGCGGCATCCTCTTCCCCCCTAAAAGAAAGGGTCTTTGCTATTCTGCCAGGAGCAGTCCCTATTGCTTCCGCTGCCAGTTCCACCGTTGCGCTTGAACGATTAAACTCCATGATATCGTTTTCTCTGTTCCATTGTTTAAAATGAACCCTGACACTTTCCAATGACATTTTTAAACACCTCTCTAAAAAATATATTTATTCTCTTTATTTTCGACATAAATACACTAAGTAATCAGTTAATACTCCTTGGTATCGCTTTCGATATTGCTGAATATTTCAATTTATTCACTTCAATATTAGACAAACTATTTGAACTTTTCAATAAACCTGCATGCAAAAGATTGTGGTTTCCCTTTTATAATTTTCGAATTACAGTTAATGGACGAGGCAACTGTGTTTCTCAATCACCTTCCTGCCTGAGATATGGTAATAGATATATAAATTATCCTAAATGGAATGCTGCATTGCCAAATCCTCTCCAGTACACTAAAATCGATAATTCTATCTTATGCTAAACAATAAATTTTTTTAAATTTCAAAAAATACAAATTGGATATATACTTTACCTAAAAGAACTTATAAAAAGGAGACCGGCTAATGGAATCGATTGTGAAAGAATTTTTAAAAATCCCTACAACCTGTATTTCAGATGTTATGAATGGATTAAATAATATGAATCCTGCTATTAAACCCTTGGAGGAGGACTACCGATTCGCCGGCAGAGCCTTTAATGTAAAGATTCCGGTCGGCGACAATTTAGCTGTTTTAAAAGCAATAAGAGAGGCAAAGTCTGGCGATGTCCTCGTAATCGATGCAAAAGGAGATCTCTATAGAGCCATTGCCGGGGACTTCATTGTAGGAATGGCCCAAACACTGGGCATTAGCGCCATTGTTGTAGATGGAGTCATTCGTGATATAAAAGGAGTTAAAAAATTAAACTTTCCCGTTTTCTCACGAGGAACATCTGTAGCAGCCAGCGGAAAAGCTGGTACAGGGGAAATCAATATTCCTATTTCCTGTGGCGGAACTGCCGTGAATCCAGGCGATATTATTGTGGGTGATGCAGATGGAGTTGTCGTAATCCCCCAATCAGAAGCACAAGCAATCTTGGAAAAAGCAGTTGATAAGTTAAAAAAGGATGAAATTAGAGAAAAAAATGTAGCTGGTAATGTGGAAGCGATCAAAAAATATTTAGATGACATGACTTCTAACTAGGCAGAAAGGATAGCCAGAAGAATGGTTATAATTCGATTATACGTCCTTATTTAGAATATTTAAGATAAATCTTCCAGCATCAATCCTCTTCATTACGCAGAAAATGAGGCTGTCCCAAATGGTTCAAAGATATCAAGTGACCTTGGAGACAGCAAATTTTTTTATGCAGGTTGATTTGCACTGCAAGCACTTCTTTTACTTCAATCAACCTTTAAGTTAAATCAAAATTGGGATTTTAAATAGATATAGACAGTGTTCTGATCATCCTGCTGGGTTGATTTCCGCTGCAGGCGCTCGCTTTCCGCGGGCGGCCGGGAGCCTCCTCGTCGCAAGCTCTTGCGGGGTCTCCCTATGGCCTACTGATCCCGCAGGAGTCTCGCACCTTCCTCTCCAATCAACCTTTGAATTAAATCCAAATTAGGATTGTACATAGATATGGTCAACGTTCAGATCATCCTGCCAGTTGATTTTCATTTCGAATACTCTCTTTCCGTGTGTGGGACTGGAACCATATTGTTGCATGCTTATGGGCTATCCTCTTATAATTTGCTTAACTTGCACGAGTCATTTGCCTTCACTCTAATCAACGTTGAATCCAAATGATCATTGGGTATTACTAGATATGCTCAGCGCTATTCGTCCTGCCTCTTCTACGACCTGCCTGTTCTTTTCTGCTCAAATAAATTTTTAACAAAGACGCCATGCTATTATTCGCACCAAGTGTTTCCCCCCTTTTCTTATCTCTGTCCAAAAATAGAAAGAGGTGACTCAAAAGGCCGCTTATAACCACCTTTTGAGTCACCCTCATTTTTATGTGTAAGCATTCAATAACTGCTCCTATTGACTAACGGATTAACGCACGATTTTTTCGATGTTCCTTGCGTGCAGGTGCCGTCTCAAATAATCTTTTTTCTTCCGTTGATTGGGGTATTACCCCGGGAACAGGGGCGGGTCTTCCATCCTTATCTACTGCAACCATTGTTAAAAATGATTCGGTTGTCAGTGTTTTTTTTCCGACCAGTAGATTGGTAGAATAAACCCGAACATAAACTTCCATCGAAGTACGCCCTGTTGAAGCAACGAATGCCTCCAGGCTAAGTGCATCTCCAACTGCAGCTGAAGAAATGAAGTCTACTGAATCAATAGAGGCTGTAACGACTGCCTGATTACAATGTTTCATAGCAGCAACTGCGGCAATTTCATCAATATAAGACAGAACCTTTCCTCCAAATATTGTTTGAAGATGGTTCGTATCCGGCGGCAGCACCAATTTTGTTTGATGAGTTCTTGATTGTTCTGTAGAATAAGCTTTTGTCATGAGCTGACCCTCCTATGGTTCATCTTTAAATGCGGCTTTATGAAAATTTTTCCACTTCAGTTGCTTTAATCAAAGCCTGATTCATAAAGGGCAGCCCATTGCTCACGAAAATTATGTACGCGCCGTGTACTGGCTTTTTTATTCCTCGGCCATATCATTTGCAACACTCTCCTATCTCCCGTAGGAATTCTGTGTGCTCCTTTATGGCAGGTCTCCTGGCTTGATTTCATCGGTTCTTTACACCTTCCCGTTCCATAGAAACAGTGGCACAGCTTGAAAGAACCTCCCTCTTACAGTGGCGGGACCGCTCCGGACTTTCACCGGATTCCCTTTTCATTCTTAATATCCTATTAAGAAACCATAAAGTATGCAGTTAAATGACTTATCGTCAATTCTATTGTACTATAAAATGTGCTCCGCTAATAATTTTAATCTTTACTTTGTTCTTGACATTCTCACTATTGAATTGTAGACTGAATATTATTAAAACTTCATAATTTTCATTTCTTATCCAGAGAGGTGGAGGGACTGGCCCTTTGATACCTCAGCAGCAGACTTTTTCTGAAGTACTGTGCTAATTCCAGAAGCGTTAAGCTTGAAGATAAGAAGAGCAGCATTTATTCAATCAACCTCTTCTTGTCGACGGACAGAAGAGGTTTTTTATTTAATTTGACCCAATTATGATTAGAACTTTACAACGGTTAGAGCTAAGCACCCATTGGATAAAAGTGAAAATCAAGTTTAAAAAGCTTGGCTTTGCTCATCTTGCCTGTTGCTTTCCGCTGCAGTCACCCACCCTCTCTCCAATCAGCATCGTTCTAAATTCAACATTGATCTCTAACAGATATAAAAGCTTATTAAAAATAATGAAAGAAGGAATGAGTATGTCCATTACTTTGACAAAGGCCCCCTTTCGCGCTGACCATGTAGGAAGCTTACTACGACCCGAATCCATTCATCAAGCCAGAAAAGAATATAAAAACGGAACGATAACTTCAGCTCAATTACGTGAAATAGAAAACCGTGAAATTAAACGTATTGTTGAAAGGCAAATTGAAATTGGATTAGAGCTTGTTACAGACGGTGAGTACCGCCGAACATGGTGGCACCTCGATTTCCTTGAGCACCTGAATGGAATCGAAGGGTATGTGCCTGACCAAGGTTATCAATTTGCGGGTGAAGAAACAGATCGCTATCACGTCAGGAATATTGATAAAATTTCTTTTAACAAGGAGCATCCATTTATTCAGGATTTCAAAGATTTTAATGAAATAGTAGGTGGACGTGCGGTTGCTAAACAAACCATTCCAAGTCCAAACCAGTTATTTAACATTGCCATACGAAATAAAACAATTTATCCAGATATCGAAGAATTTGCAAGAGACATTGTCGAGTGTTATCGGGACGTTTTAAAAACGTTCTATGAAGCTGGCGTCCGTTATTTACAATTCGATGATGTTTATATTGCCAGGCTTTGCGATCCAGAGTTCCAATTTAAAGACGGTGAATATACGAGAGATCAGCTTATTGATTTAGCATTGCGCGTGATCAATGGGGTCC is a genomic window containing:
- a CDS encoding YbaK/EbsC family protein, whose protein sequence is MSLESVRVHFKQWNRENDIMEFNRSSATVELAAEAIGTAPGRIAKTLSFRGEEDAAILIVAAGDAKIDNKKFKETFGFKARMLTPEEVLKQTGHAIGGVCPFGLKNDLKVFLDVSLKGYTTVFPACGSPNSAIELTIDELEHYSSASGWVDACKGWEEADAKDEGALAL
- a CDS encoding 5-methyltetrahydropteroyltriglutamate--homocysteine S-methyltransferase, with the translated sequence MSITLTKAPFRADHVGSLLRPESIHQARKEYKNGTITSAQLREIENREIKRIVERQIEIGLELVTDGEYRRTWWHLDFLEHLNGIEGYVPDQGYQFAGEETDRYHVRNIDKISFNKEHPFIQDFKDFNEIVGGRAVAKQTIPSPNQLFNIAIRNKTIYPDIEEFARDIVECYRDVLKTFYEAGVRYLQFDDVYIARLCDPEFQFKDGEYTRDQLIDLALRVINGVLEGKPDDLVVTTHLCRGNYRSTWAFEGSYSMIAPTLLAHENVDGFFLEYDDHRSGDFKPLEYAAKNNARVILGLVTSKTGKLEDKETIKARVREAAQYIPLERLCLSPQCGFASTHHGNKLTEEQQWNKLKFIVEISKEIWG
- the cysI gene encoding assimilatory sulfite reductase (NADPH) hemoprotein subunit — encoded protein: MVNPLLKAPDGPPSDVEEIKERSNYLRGTIKESMLEPLSAGINEDDNRLMKHHGSYLQDDRDLRNERQKQKLEPAYQFMLRVRLPGGVATPQQWLVMDELADKNGNGTLKLTTRQTFQMHGILKWSMKNTIQEINSVLMDTIAACGDVNRNVMCNPNPYQSDIHQEVYEWSKQLSDYLLPRTRAYHEIWLDEEKVAGTPETEEVEPMYGPLYLPRKFKIGIAVPPSNDIDVFSQDLGFIAIVEEDKLLGFNVAIGGGMGMTHGDKATYPQLAKVIGFCTPDQILEVAEKVITIQRDYGNRSVRKNARFKYTVDRLGLETVKNELENRLGWNLEEPREFHFEHNTDRYGWIRGLKGKWHFTMFIEGGRVFDFEDFKLKTGLREIAKIHTGEFRLTGNQNLILSNVTSQKKKKIEALLDEYGLSDGKHHSAIRRSSLACVALPTCGLAMAEAERYLPSLMEKIEEIVDENGLRNEEITIRMTGCPNGCARPALAEIAFIGKAVGKYNMYIGAAFDGSRLSKMYRENIGEDEILAELRFLLSRYAKERNEKEHFGDFAVRTGIVQAVTDGTHFHD
- a CDS encoding assimilatory sulfite reductase (NADPH) flavoprotein subunit produces the protein MQLQVLNSPFNEEQAELLNRVLPTLTETQKIWLSGYLAASQPGFQTEGSSIQLAEVPAQNRDQSFSKEITILFGSQTGNAKSLAVKAGKILEEKGFKAIVSVMSDFKPNNLKKIENLLVVVSTQGEGDPPDNAIAFHEFLNSRRAPKLEGLRFSVLALGDTSYEQYCQVGKEFDLRLEELGGARLYSRVDCDLDFDEPAAEWLDGVLDALSQGQREQSGQEPASTVSQEVESIFSRSNPFRAEVLENLCLNGRGSNKETRHLELSLEGSGITFLPGDSLGIYPENDPALVDLLIQEMKWDPEEIVTINKKGEVSTLKEALTAHFEITVLTKPLLKSAAELTVNEELKKLIAEDEGKLRSYLGGRDLLDLIRDYGPWSGTAQDFISILRKMPARLYSIASSLKAYPDEVHLTIGSVRYDSLGRKRNGVCSILCAERLKPGDTLPVYIQHNDQFKLAEDPSTPVIMVGPGTGIAPFRAFMQEREETGADGKSWLFFGDQHFRTDFLYQTEWQKWIEKGVLTRMDVAFSRDTDHKVYVQHRMLEHSSELFKWLEEGAAVYICGDEKNMAHDVHQTLLEIIEKEGRMSNVRAQEYLAGMQQQKRYLRDVY
- a CDS encoding acyl-CoA thioesterase; the protein is MTKAYSTEQSRTHQTKLVLPPDTNHLQTIFGGKVLSYIDEIAAVAAMKHCNQAVVTASIDSVDFISSAAVGDALSLEAFVASTGRTSMEVYVRVYSTNLLVGKKTLTTESFLTMVAVDKDGRPAPVPGVIPQSTEEKRLFETAPARKEHRKNRALIR
- a CDS encoding DinB family protein, whose amino-acid sequence is MKKTALVVSSLPGFEKEIGRWLWCLEDVRKDLLHELNGISQIVLDGKIDERQTIGSLLYHIALVEADWLYEEVLCTEWDPEIRSLLPAEIRSEDGSMTHIEGQSLEGHLHRLNKVRETFLSHFKTMDLEDWRKPRNLEKYDVTPEWVVYHLIEHESHHRGQIFHLLRKLQSQ
- a CDS encoding LOG family protein, which encodes MKQVELIGSLFYEPSTHTWSASGTGWRIEKTDGNKAKITFEEPITFNPHLPSKTNTYNLSISSLGENGQVHTSSVEEDGFIVTWKDISSNDTCMAAFRVIGTQVCFIPNDRSLGTEDSIADIYAAELLFSYEAKFGVVTLMGSGTINSKELTEERIKALSLESEKLLVELNKEEDTFCKDLLKEKMAKNKLRMKRQKEIAEHGSVFWDSAFRFGELWGRYSANDQEDSLGGCYVPLCTGGGPGIMRAAAEGARSHHAHVIGIDCQFGVDDFFNLKNTYSVFSNQRLRMNNFSIRESVLINYSHVILFWPGGFGTVWEVFETLSKLQTNHLRRHRTKAIFVHSEYWKPFFDCIEQMRKHGAINAYGDRIKIPGVDDQLPDEAYIAEVVESPEEAFEKTRCFVESLYQKNQLTLKS
- a CDS encoding RraA family protein, producing the protein MESIVKEFLKIPTTCISDVMNGLNNMNPAIKPLEEDYRFAGRAFNVKIPVGDNLAVLKAIREAKSGDVLVIDAKGDLYRAIAGDFIVGMAQTLGISAIVVDGVIRDIKGVKKLNFPVFSRGTSVAASGKAGTGEINIPISCGGTAVNPGDIIVGDADGVVVIPQSEAQAILEKAVDKLKKDEIREKNVAGNVEAIKKYLDDMTSN